Part of the Verrucomicrobiia bacterium genome, GTGACATCTTGGTTTACGCAGATTTGGCGCGCTGGGAGATCCAACAGCGTTTTCGCCGGAATGAAATCGGCAATTTAGGTGTTCCAAACCGGCTTGAGCCAGCCAGCATAAAGTATCGCCGCGCGTTTTTTGTGGATTGGCGCGTGGCGGATCGTTGGAAGCGCGACCTGATCGGCGCGTGCGACTTCATGCTGGATACCAACCAACCGTCCCAGCCGAAACTTGCCAGCGGGAAAGCCGTGCGGAGCGGATTGCGACACGCTGTGACGAGGCCATTTCGCGTGGTGCCTTTTTTTGACCCGGCACCGTGGGGCGGCCAATGGATGAAACAAAAATTTGACCTCGATCCAAGCAATCCAAACTATGGCTGGTGCTTCGACTGCGTGCCGGAGGAGAACAGCCTTTTGCTTGGCTTTGACAACATCCATTTTGAAACTCCCGCGCTTAATTTGGTTTTTGATCAGCCACTGGGTTTATTGGGCGCGGCGGTTTACGCGCGATTCGGCGCAGAATTTCCCATTCGCTTTGATTTGCTGGATACTATGGGCGGCGGAAATCTTTCGTTTCAGGTGCATCCGCTGGCTGAATATATCCAAAAACATTTTGGCATGCCCTACACGCAGGACGAAAGCTACTACCTCCTCGACGCCGGTTCGAATGCAAAAGTCTATCTCGGCCTTGGCAGCGGGATTGATTCGCCATCCATGTTGCGCGATCTAAAGGCGGCCCAAAATGGCCAATGCCCCTTCCCAGTCGAGAAATATGCACAATCGTGGCCCGCCAAAAAGCATGATCATTATTTGATTCCGGCGGGGACCGTGCATTGTTCCGGCGCGAATTCCATGGTGTTGGAGATCAGCGCCACGCCCTATATTTTCACGTTTAAAATGTGGGACTGGGGCCGCATGGGCCTGGATGGCCACCCCCGTCCGATTCACTTGCAGCATGGTATTGACAACATTAATTGGGAGCGCACCCCACTTTGGGTGAAGCGCAATTTGATTAATCACATCCGGCCTTTGGCGTCGGGCGAAGGCTGGCGTGAGGAAGCCACCGGACTGCAGGAAGGACACTTCATTGAAACGCGGCGGCATTGGTTTGACCGAAAGGTAACCCACGATACGAAAGGCACTGTAAATGTTCTCAACCTGGTGCAGGGAGACGAAGCAGTGGTGGAAAGTCCCGATAACGCTTTTGCTCCTTTCACAGTTCACTATGCTGAAACTTTCATTGTGCCCGCCCAGGTGGGACCCTATTCCATCCGGCCGCAGCATGAATCGGCTACCTCAAATTATGCGACTATGAAGGCATTTGTGCGGTGACGCATTCGCTTCATCAGGGTACTATGATTAGTCTTTGCGTAGACACTCATCCGCGCCTTGCCACTTGGCCGTACCAACCGGAACGCCCAAATCAATTCCAGTGCGTCAACAACCGCTTTGAGAAATTCAAATTCGCCCCATCCCGCTGACGAATCCAACGAGCGCATCGCAGCGCGTAATGCCAGGCCTCAAAGTGCATTTCCGGGCAGGAAATTCAGGTGGCTGATTTGAACACCTTGGTGCGGGACGTGGCTCAGCAGATGAATAAGTTTATGCAACCTTGATCTGAGGTCTTTTCAATTCGCATGTCACGGGCGAGCATCGCATTTTGGAAGACTGGAATCCGCATTATGAAAACATCTTACGACACGCAGTGGAATTTCATTAGGAAAACCAAGACGGGTTTCATCAGCGCGCAATCTTACTTCATCGCTTCGCGTTCGACTTCTTCCCAGCCGCCGCCCAGGGCTTTGTAGAGGGCGATCAAATCTACGCTGACGGTGCGGTCGCTTTGGACCAGGGCATCCTGGGCTTCGTAAAGTGAGCGTTGCGAGTCGAGCACCCGGAGAAAATCCGCCAATCCATTTTTGTAAAGCTGGTTGGCGATGTCCACTGCGTTTTGATTGGCGGTCACGGCTTCGATCAATGATTGGCGGCGGATTTGTTCCTTCGCGTAAGCGACCAAGGCGCCTTCGACATCCTGGAACGCGCCGAGGACGGCTTGTTCATAGGTGGCGAGCGCTTGTTCTTCGCGTGCGTTTTGAACTTTCACATTGGAACGGATGCGGCCGCCATCGAATATTCGCCATTGCGCCGTCGGACCGATGGACCAGAAACGGCTGCCGCCAGTGAACCAATCGCTGGCGCTGACGCTTTGCAATCCAGCGTCGCCGGTGAGCGAGAATTTTGGAAAATAATCTGCGACGGCCACGCCGATGCGCGCATTTGAGGCCGCGAGTTGCCGTTCCGCGCGGCGAATGTCGGGACGGCGGCGCAGCAAATCAGCGGGCAAACCGATCGGCACTTGCGGCGGCACGGAGGGTATGGGTTGTTCGGCGGATAATTCTTCGAGCAAGGTCCCGGGCCGCTGGCCGATGAGAACGTCGAGACGGTAAGTTGACTGGCGAAATCCGGTTTCGAGCGTCGGGACTTGTGCCTGAGTCGTCGAAAGCAACGCCGCGGCTTGCTGGACGTCGAGATCACTCGTCAGGCCGGACTTAAAACGGTCGCGGGTAAGTTCAAGGACGTCCTGTTGCGCTTTAATATTTTGTTGGACGATGGCGATTTCCTTTTGAAATCCGCGGGCCTCGACGTAGCTGCGCGCGACGTCGCCGAGCAATGACACAAGCACATCCCGCCGGCCAAATTCCGCCGCGCCAATTTCGGCCGTCGCCGCTTCCACCGCGCGGCGCGTGCCGCCGAATACATCTATTTCCCACCTCGCGTCAAAGCCCGCCTGATAAACATTTGCTTCGAGCGGTTCACCCGGCGGGAATTCAGGAAAACCATTTCCACTCAAGCGCTCGCGTGTATAGGAGCCGCTGGCATTGGCCGTGGGCCAAAAATCCGCCGCGACTACGCCGCGCGCCGCCCGCTCTTCGTGGACGCGCGCCGTGGCGACGCGCAAGTTCAGGTTTGAATGCACCGCGCGGGCGATGAGCGAATCAATTTCCGGATCGTGAAAGGTTTTCCACCAGTTGGTATCGGTCATCGGCGCATTCGTGGTTCCTCCGGCCAAGGGCGATGCCCATTCCGCGTGCGTGTCCGTTTTGGGCGGATGATAATCGGGCCCCACGCTGCAACCTGCGGCGAAAATCAATGATGCTGCGACGATGAATAAAATCGCTTTCATGATTTGATAGCGGCTTCGCGCTGGTTGGCTTGATCCATCAAATGCAGGATCGTCTCCACGGTGGCATCGTCTCCAATGGAAGTGTTGAGCATGCAATCGTAGAGCGGGCGCGACGGCCACTGCACTCCAAAATAATGTTTGATGAATTCCGCGCGCTCCGCATCCACGTTGTCCACGAGGTCCACGGCTTTGGCTTCATCTTTTACGTCTCCCATCACCCGATGAAACCGGTAATCGCGTGGCGCGTAAAGGAACACACAGTATTTGTCGTGCCGTTTGCGCAAATAATAAGGCGCGGCCCGGCCGACGATCACGCAGTTGCCCGCCTCTGCCGCTTCTTCGAGAACTTTTTTTGTAAAATGAATCAGGCAATCCGAATCGAGCACATCGGCATCCACAAATTCCACGCTGCGCTCGTGGCTGCCGCGCCAGAAAACTTTACTCAAACGGTACAGCCACGGGTCCATGCGTTCCTGGCGTTTCGCGCAATCTTCAGGCGAAACCTTGGCGAGCCGGGCAATGGACTCGGTCAGTTGCTGGTCGAGCAATTTCCAGCCGAGCCGTTGCGCGGCTTTTTCCGCGATAACGCTGCCGCCGGCTCCGTATTCCCGTTCGATGACCAAAATGCGTTTCATGGTTTATCGTTAAAATGATTTTAGCTCACAATTTAATGCACCGCCACTGGGCGTCCGCCTTTCACGTTTTTTAACAGCAACACGCCAACGATCGAAATGCCGCACACCCACGCGATGACATAGAATAATTGCATGAAGGCCCAGTAGTCGGCTTGTTGCAGCACCAAATTATAAATCGAGGCTTGCGCCCGCTGAAGCGCGTCGGGCACACCGTAACTGGCGCTGTAAACGTGCTGTGCCGCCAGCAGGCGTTGTTGATACAGCGGATTGAGCGGGGTCACCTGTCCCACCATGAAAACTTGGTGCGCCTGCGCAAATCGTTCGAGCATGGTCGAGACGAAGGATATGCCGATGCCGCCACCGATGTTGCGCGCGAGGTTTTGAATGCCGGTGCCGCTGCCGATTTGTTCGTTGGTGAGCGTTCCCAAAGCCAGTCCGGTGAGCGGCACGAAAATAAAACCGGTGCCGAACCCATTCAGCACATTCGCCGGCACGATATTTCGCATTGAAACATCCAGCGTGAATCGGCTGAACAAAAAGCTCGCGATCCCGAAAATCAGAAAACCGAACGCCACCAAAAAACGTGGATTGACCTTTTGCACCAGCGCACCCACCAGGAACAAAGCCACGACCGCGCCCAGCCCGCGCGGGCTTACAGTGAGCCCGGAGTCCAGCGCTGTATATCCCAAGAGTGTTTGAAGAAACAAAGGTTGCAGTGTGATCAATGCGTACAAGCATGCGCCGAACATTCCAAACAGTAGACAACCGATCGCGAAATTTCGATTTTTTAGCACATGCAAATCCACAATCGGAGAGGACGTGCTCAGCGATCTCCATACGAACGTAAACATCGAGATCACCGAGATCGCCGCAAACCAGCGTATCCACAGTGCTCCAAACCAATCGTCCTGCTGCCCCTTGTCGAGAATGATTTGCAACGTCGCCAGCCAAATGCTGAGCAACCCGAAGCCAATGGCATCAAAGCGTGTTCGCTTCGCATTGCGGATGTAAGGCGGATCTTCCACAAACATGGAGATGAGAAATACCGCCAGCGCGCCCACCGGAATATTAATATAAAAGGACCAGCGCCACGAATAGCTGTCCGTAAGCCAGCCACCCAGCGTCGGGCCGATGATCGGCGCGCAAATCACACCGAGGCCATACACAGCCATCGCCACACCGCGTTTTGCCGGTGGAAAACTCTCGAGCAAAATAGCCTGCGCAAGCGGTTGCAACGCGCCGCCGCCCGCCCCTTGGATCACGCGCGCGAGAATCAGCATTCCGAGGTTCGTCGCCGCGCCGCACGCAAACGAGGACAGCGTAAAAATGATGATGCAGCCGATAAGAAATCGTTTACGCCCGAAATAATTTGAGAACCACGCACTCACTGGCAGCACGATCGCGTTTGAGACAAGGTAACTCGTCAGCACCCATGTTGCCTCGTCGCGGCTCGCGCCAAGGTTGCCCGCGATGTAGGGCAGCGCGACAGAGGCGATGGAAGTGTCCAGTACTTCCATGAACGTCGCGAGCATGACCGCGGCGGCGATCCACCACGGATTGACGCGTGGACGCCATTCCGCAACCGGTACGTGAATTTCCCCGGCAGTGGCGGCAGCCGCGCTCATTTCACTTTCACCTCGGGCACGACCGACATGCCGGGCGCAATATCTAATTGCGCGTCGAGCGGTTCATCGAAAACAATTTTGACGGGAATGCGTTGAACCACTTTCACATAATTACCTACGGCATTTTCCGCCGGCAAAAGGCTGAAGCGCGCGCCGGTTCCTGCCTGCAAACTCTGGACCTTGCCTTTGAATTTCCGCTTGGGATAGGCATCAATCGTCATCGTGACCGGCTGGCCGGGACGCATGTTGGCTAATTGCGTTTCCTTGAAATTCGCCACGACCCAGACTTCTTTCGGCACCAGGGCGAGCAGCGATTGGCTCACTTGCAGGTAAGCCCCCTGCTCCACCGTGCGGCGGGTGACGCGCCCACTCACGGGTGCAGTGATTTTCGTGTAAGAAAGGTCGAGTTCGGCCTGGTGAAGTTTCGCCTCGGCTTGCTTGACGACGGCTTCAGCGGTCTCGGCGTTCACGCGGCTGAGCGCGACTTGCGCGTCGGCGGCTTTGGTTAGATTGGTGGCGACATTCACGTTCGCAATCGTCACCTTGGCCTGGGCTTGCGCGAGGTCGAGTTGTGTGCCGGAAATCGCCCGCGCTTCCACGGTTGAATAGCGTTGTAAATCCGCCTTGGCGCGGATCGCGTCGGCCTCGGACGCCGCTTCCTGCGCGCGATCCTGATCCGCCTTGGCTTGATCCACCGTGATCTGCGCTTTGGCTTGTTCGAGCTGGCCCTGCGCGGTCTTCAGGTCGGCCTGCGCCTGCGTGACTTTCGTTTCGTAATCGCTCGGATCAATTTCCACCAGCAAGTCTCCCTGCTGGACAATTTGATTATCGTCCACCAATAGTTTCACGACCGGTCCCGAAACGCGCGGACTCACAATCGTGACGTGGTTCTCGATGAACGCATCGTCGGTGGATTCATACGGGGCGACGCATTGAATGTAATAAATGACGACGGCCACGATCACGATCAAGCCGACGGCGCCAAGAATAAATGGCATCTTTTTCTTTTTTATGCGTGGCGGCGGCGCGGGCGGCAAAGTGCCTGGCTCGGCTCCAGCCAAAGTAGTTTTTATTCCTGTCGCCGCTGGTTTTTCGTCCATCGCAGTTCCTTTCGATAATTGCAACTACCTTAACGCATTTTATGAAAAATGAGCGGGCAAATAACGAACGGCAATAATATATGCGTCCATTTTTGTTGTATTGCGTGCCGCGACGGTCGGATGGCCGAGGCATTAGCCGGGCGCGCTTGTGCAACCCGACTCGCTGCCGATGAATACGTCCAACCCCGCGCAATGTCACGCCGAAAACATTAATCGAATCAACTTGACGAATCTCCATGCTTCGACACGAATAACCCGGTCATCTATGAAATTTCCAAAAGCTATTCTTCTCACGACCGTTGTGGCGATGGCGTTGTTCGCTCACAAGTCTTTTTCCGTTCCGCTCGATGCCGCCGCGATTGCCAGCGAACCGTCGCCCGGACTAAAGGACACCGTCGTATTGATTATTCGCCACGCTGAAAAGCCCGAAGAAGGAGCCGAGTTATCGCCCACCGGTCAGCAACGCGCCATCGCCTACGTGAACTATTTCAAGAACTTCACCGTGAATTCAAAGCCACTGCGGCCGGATTATTTGGTTGCCACAGCAGACTCGGAGAAAAGCCGCCGCCCACGTTTGACACTCTTACCGCTCGCGCAGGATCTCGGTTTGACCATTGATAACCACGTTAAGAATAAAAATTTTGCGAACGAAGTCGAAGACCTTCGCACAACACATCACGGAAAATGCGTTCTCATCGCTTGGCATCATGAAAAAATTCCGGACCTCATTGAAGGTCTCGGCGCAGATCCAAACAAACTTTTTCCCGGTGGCAAATGGCCTTCGGGAATTTTTAACTGGGTGATCGAATTGCACTACGATCACGAGGGACGCTTGATTCCCAGTGAGTGCAAACGCATCAACGAAAAACTTCTGCCGGGCGATTCCGATTAAGGAACACGCCGTCCGTCAGTTTTTCTTCGGGCCGCTCTCCACCATCTTCTTGAAATCGTCGGTGGACGCCTTGACCAGCGCCTTTGGGCCGGTCATACGCACGAATACCGCGCCATCATCGGAATCAATGATCGCGCCTTGCAAAGCATAATCCGGCATCGGCGTGAGCGTGCTGCCGGGCATGCCGCTTTTATAAGTCCCCTCGGCGGACGCATAAGTAATCTTGGTCTTGCCGACCGTGACCTCCTCTTTCGCCGCGTGGATTTGATCACGTGGCTCAGCGAATTGCCGCATCCAACGATCCACATTCGCCTGCACGCCGCCCGCCGCGCCCGGGCCGAATTGGAAGAACACGATTTCCGCGACCGCCTTGGTATCAGGATCGGAAACTTTTAGTTGCGCCTTGCGCATTTCCGAAGTGACCTCGACCCATTCAAATTTTGCCGGGCGCGTGAAAGTGAATTCACCAACCGTGAACGTCGCCGGCGCATCCGCGCGCACCGCCGTCAACGAAGCCAGCAAAATAATCAAACCGAGGAACCGCCGGGAGGCAACTGTGGCAAATTTCATAGTGGCCAAACAATAAGAAAACGCATTGCAAAAGTGAAGCGGATAAAATGTTCGGGCAATAGCAGTTTTGAAACTCTCACCCAAAAAAAGGAGGGGAGCCTCCAGGCTCCCCACTGCCTCGTAGGATTACATCACTCTTGCGAATGAAGTTTGAGGCAAAGCTAGATTCGCCCCATGCGCGTTTTTGTCAAACGAAAATGCAAGGCCGGTATTCAGAGAACGTCTTTGCCCGCCGCGCGACCTTGCCGCTCCTGAATTTTGCGCGCGAGTTCCTTTCGCCGCCGATGCGCCTGATGATACGGCAAAACGAAATACACACCCGCGAGCAAAACGGTCACCCCAATGGCTGCACCTGTCATCATAACCAAGATTGTTGCGTGTTTTAACCGGCAAAACCGTCAAGGGTGGGTTGAACCAAACCAACACACACGCGAAATAAAAAGAAGCTTTCTTGGGTAAACCTTAATGGGAAGGTCTAAAACCTTTACCCCAACTATAAAAAAATGTCAAATCCGATATTCTGGTATTTGTATGGATCACCTAAAAGGACGTGGGACGCAGCGAAAACGATTGGCGACCCTAATGAGAATCAAACCCCATTTCGATGCCTCCACCAAACCCGCTAAACGCCATATCAAGCCTGATTTATAGCCTTTTTGTGAGCTTTTACAAAACTCTCCATTCACTTGCGACATTTTGATGGGACTCTTAAAGGCGAAAGCCAGTAGCCAATTTCCGCACCCCCTCATACTTAATTCATGCCACTTCCCCTCGCGCTGCATCTCGGCAAGCAAGCCGAACAAAATATTTTTTGGCGCTTCACCGAAAGCGGTCATAATGCCACATGGACATTTTGCTAATCCTAATCATTCTACTGCTCTTGTTCGGCGGCGGCGGTTTTTATTTCGGTGGCCCGGTGGTTGGCGGAAGCGGCGCCGGACTGATTCTCCTGATCATCCTGATCATTTTTCTTACTGGCGGATTTCGCGGTCGCAAGTAACCCTCCGCTCTCGATCTTACCCGACCTTTGTTTGCGGACTCACAGCAGCAGCGGTCACGGCGGTGTTGCTCACGATGCTGTTGAGATTATTTATCACATCGTACTGACGGGCGGACTGGCCTTCATTTAATTTCTGCATTTCCTTCAAAATCTTATCCATCTTCGCCAGCAGCAGCAGCGGAAGCAGAATCCAAAATATGGCGAGGATAAATGCTAAGGCGGCGAGAACTAGCCCGACGATTCCGGTTAATGTGCCAGCGGCGGTTTCCATGTGTATTCCTTTGGTTGGTTTGAATCACCATGACGCCAGTACACGTCACCGTCAACTATCGCTCTCAGGGGTATACGCGGTCAGGAAAAACAGGCTTTTTTGAGGACTTGCTAAAAGCTTAAGCAAAGATGGCGACCCTAACGGGAATCGAACCCGTGCCGCTGCCGTGAAAGGGCAGTGTCCTAACCGCTAGACGATAGGGTCGTTATCGGGGGGTGAACTATAATCACCTTTTCCACATTGTCACGAAAAATTAATTAATCAATCGCAAGCTCATCTTCCGTGTTTAATTCGTGTTCCACCCGCGGCTTCTTCTCCCAGTGGTCATTGCAAGGACATTTGGTTTTGATTGTGCTATCTGTCCCATCTTTGTTACGCTTCAATAAAATTAAATTTTCATGACGACGCCACCTAACGACCCAGCCATTCCCGCACCAGCGCCCGCAGATTTCGTCCGCGACATCGTCGCCGCCGACAACCAAAGCGGCAAGCACGGTGGCCGCGTTGTGACCCGCTTTCCCCCAGAGCCCAACGGCTACCTCCACATCGGCCACGCGAAATCCATTTGCCTGAACTTCGGCATCGCCGGCGAAAATTCCGGCGGCATCTGCCACCTGCGCTTTGACGATACCAATCCTGCGCGCGAAGACGTGGAATACGTGGACTCCATCCAGGAAGATGTCAACTGGCTCGGCTTCGATTGGGGCAAAAATAAATTCTACGCCTCGGATTATTTCGGCAAACTTTATGACTTCGCCGTCGAGTTGATCAAAATGGGCAAGGCCTACGTGTGCGACCTTACCGCCGACGAAATGATCCACTATCGCGGCGCGCCGACCGTTCCCGGGCGTGAAAGTCCTTTCCGGAATCGCACGATCGAGGAGAATTTGGATTTGTTCGCACGGATGCGTGCCGGCGAATTTCCCGACGGCGCAAAAACCTTGCGCGCGAAGATTGACATGGCGTCGCCGAACATTCACCTGCGCGACCCCGCCATCTACCGCATCCGCAAAGTCGAGCATCACCGCACCGGAAATGCCTGGTGCATTTACCCGATGTACGATTATGCGCATAGCCTTTCGGATTCCATTGAAGGCATCACGCACTCGATCTGCACGCTGGAATTTGAAGTTCACCGCCCGCTCTACGATTGGATTTTGAATGAACTCAAGACGCCTTGCCATCCGCAGCAAATCGAATTCGCGCGTCTTAATTTGAGTTACACTGTCATGAGCAAACGCAAGCTCCTGCAGCTCGTGGAGGAAAATCTCGTCACCGGTTGGGACGACCCGCGCATGCCGACCGTCGCCGGTCTTCGCCGCCGCGGCGTGACGCCTGAAGCCATCCGCCACTTTTGCGCGCGCATCGGCGTGACGAAATACAATGGCCTCACCGATATCGCGCTCCTTGAACACAGTGTCCGCGAAGATTTGAACAAACGCGCCCTTCGCGTCATGGCCGTGTTGCGCCCGGTCAAAGTCGTCCTGACGAATTATCCCGACCACATGATTGAGGAATTGGACGCGGTGAATAATCCCGAAGACCCGAGCGCCGGTTCGCGCAAAGTCCCATTCAGCCGCGTCCTCTATATCGAGCGCGATGATTTCATGGAAGTGCCCGCCAAGAAATTTTTCCGCCTTTCGCCCGGCAACGAAGTGCGGCTTCGCTACGCCTATATTATTAAGTGCGTTGAAGTCGTGAAAGATGCCAACGGCGAGATCACTGAGTTGCAATGCACCATTGACCCCGATTCCAAAAGCGGCGGCGCGACCGCGAGCCGCAAAATCAAGGGAACGATTCATTGGGTCTCCGCCGCGCACGCCGTCTCCGCCGAAGTCCGCATGTTCGACCGCCTCTTCACCGTCGAACAACCCGACGCCGACGAAGAAGGCCGCGATTTCAAAACCTTTCTCAATCCCAATTCGCTCGAAACTTTGACCAGCGCCAAACTCGAACCGAGCCTCGCCGACGCCAAAGCCGAAGCGCGCTACCAATTCGAGCGACTCGGTTACTTCCGCGCCGACCCCAAAGATTCGCAACCGGGAAAACTCGTGTTCAATCGTATCGTGTCCCTGCGCGATTCCTGGGCCAAGGAAGCCGCCAAATAAATCCGCGCCGCTCTCAATCGCCACCGCAAGTCCCAAATAATTTGGTGGGCTCGGCTGCGCGCCGAGATGCCAAGGACGAAAGAACTTCAAATCCAACGTATTGCGCGCCCGTTTGCAAAAGCCGCGCGCGCGTGCTAAACTTTCTGCATTACTGGAAGGAGCGGTCGTAGTGGGGAATCAGGTTGTACCACATCAATTATCGAGTCTCTTGCTCTCTGCACCGCTTGATGTACTGAGCACGGATGATAGCCCGTACGTGGTGAAATCCCGCGTGGTGCAGAGAGCAGGAGACAAAACATTGCATTTTTTCATGCAGCTCCGCCGTAATACGCGGTTGGTTTGAATTTCAATTAACATCCTCCAAATGTAAAATAATCCGAATTATATCGTATCTGTAGAACATTAGAAATAACACCAGCAAGAGAAGTGAAGGACATAAAACATAAAGCACACTGATTTCTTCTCCTCTTTGCTTAGCCGAATAAAACCCCCAAAGGCAAATTAATGCGGCGACTGTCATCACACCCCAAGTGCAAAAAAAAATCCGGCCACGGCATGCCAAGACTGCTTCCGAGTCTTGGAGTTAGAGCGATTGCAATAAGAAAAAAAAGACCGGCCACTAGCACTGAAATTCTTAAAACGCGCTTTCCTTTTCTTGTATTTGATTTCGTTTCTGGATTTTGCATCGCCTCACCTCACATTATTTATCACTCAGGCCAACTACGCGGCATGCGCCAACCGCTAATAAAATCTTCTATCACCGAATCTCCGCGTTTAAAAAATGTTCCCTAACTCAATGCGCCTCCAGCCAACTCACCCCCGACCCAATTTCCACCTCAATCGGCGCCGCCAGCGGAATCGCCGTTTTCATTTTCTCCTCGATCAATGGCCGAACTTCCGCCTCCTCATCGCGATACACGTCGAAAACCAATTCATCATGTACTTGTAATAACATCCGCGTTTTCAAATTTCTTTCCAACAACGCGCGGTGGATATTCACCATCGCGATTTTGATCATGTCGGCGGCTGTTCCCTGGATGGGTGCGTTGATGGCGTTGCGCTCAGCCGCGCCGCGCACGGTTGCATTCGCTGAACGAATGTCGCGCAAGTAGCGCCGCCGTCCTGTGACCGTTTCCACGTAGCCATGTTTCTGCGCAAACTCAATCGTCACCCGCATATAATTTGCGATGCCTGGATATTGCGCAAAATATTGCTCGATGATCGCCGCCGCTTCCTTGCGCGGAATGCCCAGGCGTTGCGCCAATCCAAATGCGGAAATGCCGTACGCGATTCCGAAATTCACCATCTTCGCCTTGCGCCGCATCTCGGGCGTCACCAGCGGAAGCATCACGTCATACACTTTCGCCGCCGTCGCGGTATGGATGTCCACATTCTGCCGGAACGCCTCGAGCATTCCCTGTTCATTGCTGAGCGCGGCGATAATGCGCAATTCGATCTGCGAATAATCCGCTGAGAGGAGAACGTGTTCAACATTGCGCGGGACGAACGCCTTGCGGATTTCCTTCCCCTGCTCCGTGCGAATCGGGATATTTTGCAAATTGGGATTTTGCGAATTGAGCCGCCCCGTCGCCGTGACCATTTGGTTGTAAGTCGT contains:
- a CDS encoding class I mannose-6-phosphate isomerase, encoding MKSNYDKFPVVAVPGAAGECVAGWDGCTERLRQAITQRSARRTVLLIDCYPGVNETELLERLAISLSAKLVLRASEAMLSHSTIESLVAPFLRENEPVFGFLADLTLEKFFDSEKIQALKRQVAQTTEGLILIVGCGARLLADGDILVYADLARWEIQQRFRRNEIGNLGVPNRLEPASIKYRRAFFVDWRVADRWKRDLIGACDFMLDTNQPSQPKLASGKAVRSGLRHAVTRPFRVVPFFDPAPWGGQWMKQKFDLDPSNPNYGWCFDCVPEENSLLLGFDNIHFETPALNLVFDQPLGLLGAAVYARFGAEFPIRFDLLDTMGGGNLSFQVHPLAEYIQKHFGMPYTQDESYYLLDAGSNAKVYLGLGSGIDSPSMLRDLKAAQNGQCPFPVEKYAQSWPAKKHDHYLIPAGTVHCSGANSMVLEISATPYIFTFKMWDWGRMGLDGHPRPIHLQHGIDNINWERTPLWVKRNLINHIRPLASGEGWREEATGLQEGHFIETRRHWFDRKVTHDTKGTVNVLNLVQGDEAVVESPDNAFAPFTVHYAETFIVPAQVGPYSIRPQHESATSNYATMKAFVR
- a CDS encoding efflux transporter outer membrane subunit — translated: MKAILFIVAASLIFAAGCSVGPDYHPPKTDTHAEWASPLAGGTTNAPMTDTNWWKTFHDPEIDSLIARAVHSNLNLRVATARVHEERAARGVVAADFWPTANASGSYTRERLSGNGFPEFPPGEPLEANVYQAGFDARWEIDVFGGTRRAVEAATAEIGAAEFGRRDVLVSLLGDVARSYVEARGFQKEIAIVQQNIKAQQDVLELTRDRFKSGLTSDLDVQQAAALLSTTQAQVPTLETGFRQSTYRLDVLIGQRPGTLLEELSAEQPIPSVPPQVPIGLPADLLRRRPDIRRAERQLAASNARIGVAVADYFPKFSLTGDAGLQSVSASDWFTGGSRFWSIGPTAQWRIFDGGRIRSNVKVQNAREEQALATYEQAVLGAFQDVEGALVAYAKEQIRRQSLIEAVTANQNAVDIANQLYKNGLADFLRVLDSQRSLYEAQDALVQSDRTVSVDLIALYKALGGGWEEVEREAMK
- a CDS encoding cytidylate kinase-like family protein, with amino-acid sequence MKRILVIEREYGAGGSVIAEKAAQRLGWKLLDQQLTESIARLAKVSPEDCAKRQERMDPWLYRLSKVFWRGSHERSVEFVDADVLDSDCLIHFTKKVLEEAAEAGNCVIVGRAAPYYLRKRHDKYCVFLYAPRDYRFHRVMGDVKDEAKAVDLVDNVDAERAEFIKHYFGVQWPSRPLYDCMLNTSIGDDATVETILHLMDQANQREAAIKS
- a CDS encoding DHA2 family efflux MFS transporter permease subunit, producing the protein MSAAAATAGEIHVPVAEWRPRVNPWWIAAAVMLATFMEVLDTSIASVALPYIAGNLGASRDEATWVLTSYLVSNAIVLPVSAWFSNYFGRKRFLIGCIIIFTLSSFACGAATNLGMLILARVIQGAGGGALQPLAQAILLESFPPAKRGVAMAVYGLGVICAPIIGPTLGGWLTDSYSWRWSFYINIPVGALAVFLISMFVEDPPYIRNAKRTRFDAIGFGLLSIWLATLQIILDKGQQDDWFGALWIRWFAAISVISMFTFVWRSLSTSSPIVDLHVLKNRNFAIGCLLFGMFGACLYALITLQPLFLQTLLGYTALDSGLTVSPRGLGAVVALFLVGALVQKVNPRFLVAFGFLIFGIASFLFSRFTLDVSMRNIVPANVLNGFGTGFIFVPLTGLALGTLTNEQIGSGTGIQNLARNIGGGIGISFVSTMLERFAQAHQVFMVGQVTPLNPLYQQRLLAAQHVYSASYGVPDALQRAQASIYNLVLQQADYWAFMQLFYVIAWVCGISIVGVLLLKNVKGGRPVAVH
- a CDS encoding HlyD family secretion protein; amino-acid sequence: MDEKPAATGIKTTLAGAEPGTLPPAPPPRIKKKKMPFILGAVGLIVIVAVVIYYIQCVAPYESTDDAFIENHVTIVSPRVSGPVVKLLVDDNQIVQQGDLLVEIDPSDYETKVTQAQADLKTAQGQLEQAKAQITVDQAKADQDRAQEAASEADAIRAKADLQRYSTVEARAISGTQLDLAQAQAKVTIANVNVATNLTKAADAQVALSRVNAETAEAVVKQAEAKLHQAELDLSYTKITAPVSGRVTRRTVEQGAYLQVSQSLLALVPKEVWVVANFKETQLANMRPGQPVTMTIDAYPKRKFKGKVQSLQAGTGARFSLLPAENAVGNYVKVVQRIPVKIVFDEPLDAQLDIAPGMSVVPEVKVK
- a CDS encoding flagellar basal body-associated protein FliL, with translation MKFPKAILLTTVVAMALFAHKSFSVPLDAAAIASEPSPGLKDTVVLIIRHAEKPEEGAELSPTGQQRAIAYVNYFKNFTVNSKPLRPDYLVATADSEKSRRPRLTLLPLAQDLGLTIDNHVKNKNFANEVEDLRTTHHGKCVLIAWHHEKIPDLIEGLGADPNKLFPGGKWPSGIFNWVIELHYDHEGRLIPSECKRINEKLLPGDSD
- a CDS encoding DUF3309 domain-containing protein; protein product: MDILLILIILLLLFGGGGFYFGGPVVGGSGAGLILLIILIIFLTGGFRGRK